The following are encoded together in the Pseudomonas xantholysinigenes genome:
- a CDS encoding retention module-containing protein yields MAKLVGVVSKVVGQVFAVGDDGHRRLLVEGDRLFAGEQLQTSSAGAVAVRLHNGAELTLGRDSSLEMTPELLANRAPHVQTPDLVPNDGQLSDVERIQQAIAAGADPTQEAEATAAGGNPAGVAGALGGGHSFVILSEVAGRVDPTIGFPTAGFNGIPELANRYLGALDLNNDNGLPPGADNPVSLDGLAVSPGELTLDEANLPQGSASNPAALTQAGSFTVVAADGVFNLSVGGINVVTAGVVTGVGQSIVTGLGNILTITGYNPTTGVVSYSYTLTGAEQHPDGAGNNTLGEHFPVLVSDSDGDVASGSLDVIIRDDVPRAVNDGNAVTATEQHLELTGNVLTNDVQGADRIASGPVVAGTFVGTYGTLVLAADGSYTYTLNPDDTDFKNLHGGGNGVETFTYTLKDSDGDTSTATLTLNVSNLNDPVTLGGLGVNGGGLTVYEKNLADGSAPNPGALTQSGSFTVTAPDGLQTLSVGGITVVSGGVAAGFPQSITTALGNTLTITGYNPATGVVSYSYTLTATETHASGDGANSLSEHFTVTATDTDGSSASSTLDVNIVDDVPKAVDDSNATPATEQHLELTGNVLTNDVQGADRVASGPVVAGTFVGTYGTLVLAADGSYTYTLNPNDTDFKNLHGGGNGVETFTYTLKDADGDTSTATLTLNVTNLNDPVTLGGLDVNGGELTVYEKNLADGSAPNPGALTQSGSFTVTAPDGLQTLSVGGISVVSGGVAAGFPQSITTALGNTLTITGYNPATGVVSYSYTLATTETHASGDGANSLSEHFTVTATDTDGSSASNTLDVNIVDDVPKAVDDSNATPATEQHLELTGNVLTNDVQGADRVASGPVVAGTFVGTYGTLVLAADGSYTYTLNPNDTDFKNLHGGGNGVENFTYTLKDADGDTSTATLTLNVTNLNDPVTLGGLDVNGGELTVYEKNLADGSAPNPGALTQSGSFTVTAPDGLQTLSVGGITVVSGGVAAGFPQSITTALGNTLTITGYNPTTGVVSYSYTLATTETHASGDGANSLSEHFTVTATDTDGSSASNTLDVNIVDDVPKAVDDSNATPATEQHLELTGNVLTNDVQGADRVASGPVVAGTFVGTYGTLVLAADGSYTYTLNPNDTDFKNLHGGGNGVENFTYTLKDADGDTSTATLTLNVTNLNDPVTLGGLDVNGGELTVYEKNLADGSAPNPGALTQSGSFTVTAPDGLQTLSVGGITVVSGGVAAGFPQSITTALGNTLTITGYNPTTGVVSYSYTLATTETHASGDGANSLSEHFTVTATDTDGSSASSTLDVNIVDDVPKAVDDSNATPATEQHLELTGNVLGNDVQGADRVASGPVVAGTFVGTYGTLVLAADGSYTYTLNPNDTDFKNLHGGGNGVETFTYTLKDADGDTSTATLTLNVTNLNDPVTLGGLDVNGGELTVYEKNLADGSAPNPGALTQSGSFTVTAPDGLQTLSVGGISVVSGGVAVGFPQSITTALGNTLTITGYNPATGVVSYSYTLTTTETHASGDGANSLSEHFTVTATDTDGSSASNTLDVNIIDDLPKAEADAASVVEGGTVSGNVLDNDSSGADVRADGQYVVGVRAGADTSTSAIGQLGSNVVGQYGYLTLDAQGNATYHANPNAVAPPGATDVFVYTVRDADGDESTTTITIDVRDCSLIAGPDSEVTVYEKALDLNKDGNDLAGGTVVGSEPGSSAETASGSLAGSASGGVGALTYSLVGSATGQYGQIQLNADGTYTYTLTSPANSPNHVNDGPNVLTETFTYEVKDSLGNATTSTIVISIVDDVPKAHSDFANVYEGGTVSGNVLVNDVVGADVRADGQYVVGVRAGTDTSTSAIGQLGSHVVGQYGYLTLDAQGNASYHANPDSVAPPGATDVFVYTIRDADGDESTTTITIDVHDISLVVCPDDSVKVFEKALDLVKDGSDLAPGTVTGSDPHATSETTSGSLASSVSGGIGALTFTLVSNALGQYGQIQLNADGSYTYTLTSAPNSPVHANDGPNVVTESFTYQVKDSLGNSTTSTLVVSIVDDMPKAHCDVISVAEGSTVSGNVLDNDVIGADVRSDGQYVVGVRAGSDTATSASGHVGEQIVGQYGYLTLDSQGNAIYHANPDSVAPAGAADVFVYTIRDADGDESTTTLTINVQDSKLVAAVDNDVTVYEKALDLFKDGNDLAAGTVTGSEPGSSSETASGSLVGSVTGGVGALTYSLVGNAVGQYGQIQLNADGSYTYTLTSAPKTPGGADDGANTVNEYFTYKATDALGNSVTSTIAINIVDDVPNVASAVRSITPGQVDSNILLVIDVSGSMDSASGVPGLTRLDLAKQAINALLDKYDEMGDIKVQVVTFSTGATVQTPVWVTISEAKSLIAGLTANGSTYYDSAATKAQEAWSTSGKLVGAQNISYFFSDGEPTSGHSMTAVRETAWETFLDNNGIKSYAIGMGTGVNAGNLNPLAYDGSSHTDTNSVVVTDLNQLNAVLTGTVQGAPITGSLMSGGDFGADGGFIKALLVDGTTYTYDPKANGGQGGYTVSGGADKAMFDTGTNSLNIKTSLGGTLLVNMDNGEFTYTPPKDNGSSQVEHFTFTASDNDGDTRSATLTVNINTNTAPVAGADHIISNISGATLTVPAEALLANDSDADHDRLSAAPITFNTNFADKGAGFTAGAQARTISFDGTQNRSENQFRDLARSEFTSLNGSMTAALVVAGYLGSISTSNANDEDTLTVTLRKGETLTLDHDRPAGNLMMEWKDASGSYQTIADGGSFTASHDGVYSIHVINTENAAGNSKAAENYKLSLVVDYSNATNDPYHGSYTVSDNHGGTATGAVDITYQAGNTLTGTSGDDVLVAGNGDTTLNGGAGNDVLVAGAGNNSLHGGDGNDLLIGGPGNDLLDGGAGNDTASYARATAGVTVDLGHVGPQNTVGAGQDTLTGIENLIGSDYNDTLIGNDGDNLLNGGAGNDVLRGGAGNDILIGGRGDDTLTGGSGNDVFVWQKGDTGHDTVTDFTPGSDRLDLSQLLQGENATSASLDDYLHFKVSGTGGNVVSTIEVSSVAGAAPTQTIDLAGVDLAQHYGVAAGAGGVIAAGHDTATIINGMLNDHSLKVDTV; encoded by the coding sequence ATGGCTAAATTAGTCGGTGTGGTCAGCAAAGTCGTTGGCCAGGTATTCGCGGTTGGTGATGACGGTCATCGCCGCCTGCTGGTGGAGGGCGACCGGTTGTTTGCCGGCGAGCAACTGCAGACCAGCAGTGCTGGCGCGGTGGCGGTGCGGCTGCACAACGGCGCCGAATTGACCCTCGGGCGTGACAGCAGCCTGGAAATGACCCCGGAACTGTTGGCCAACCGTGCGCCCCATGTGCAGACCCCGGACCTGGTGCCCAACGACGGCCAGCTCAGCGATGTCGAGCGCATCCAGCAAGCGATCGCCGCGGGTGCCGACCCCACCCAAGAAGCCGAAGCGACCGCCGCCGGTGGCAATCCGGCGGGCGTGGCGGGGGCGCTGGGCGGCGGCCACAGCTTTGTGATCCTCTCCGAAGTGGCCGGGCGAGTGGACCCGACCATTGGTTTCCCTACCGCCGGCTTCAATGGCATCCCCGAGCTTGCCAACCGCTACCTGGGCGCGCTCGACCTGAACAATGACAATGGCCTGCCGCCAGGGGCGGACAATCCGGTCAGCCTCGATGGCCTGGCGGTCAGCCCTGGCGAACTGACCCTGGACGAGGCCAACCTGCCCCAGGGCTCGGCCAGCAACCCAGCGGCGTTGACCCAGGCCGGCAGCTTTACCGTGGTCGCCGCCGACGGTGTATTCAACCTGAGTGTAGGTGGCATCAATGTGGTCACGGCGGGGGTGGTGACCGGTGTCGGCCAGTCGATCGTCACCGGGCTCGGCAACATCCTGACCATCACCGGCTACAACCCGACTACCGGTGTGGTCAGCTACAGCTACACCCTGACCGGCGCCGAGCAGCACCCCGACGGTGCTGGCAACAATACCTTGGGCGAGCACTTCCCGGTGCTGGTCAGCGACAGCGATGGTGACGTGGCCAGCGGCTCGCTGGACGTGATCATCCGCGACGATGTGCCCAGGGCAGTGAATGACGGCAATGCTGTGACGGCCACCGAGCAGCATCTTGAACTCACGGGCAATGTGCTGACCAACGACGTGCAAGGTGCCGACCGCATTGCCAGTGGCCCAGTGGTGGCGGGGACCTTCGTCGGCACCTACGGCACCCTGGTGCTGGCCGCGGACGGCTCCTACACCTACACCCTCAACCCCGACGATACGGACTTCAAGAACCTGCACGGTGGCGGCAATGGGGTGGAGACCTTCACCTACACCTTGAAGGATTCCGACGGCGACACCAGCACGGCGACCTTGACCCTCAACGTCAGCAACCTCAATGACCCGGTCACCCTGGGTGGCCTGGGTGTGAACGGCGGCGGGCTGACCGTCTACGAGAAGAACCTGGCCGACGGCAGCGCGCCGAACCCAGGCGCGCTGACCCAGAGCGGCAGCTTCACGGTGACGGCGCCGGACGGCCTGCAAACCCTGAGCGTGGGCGGCATCACTGTAGTTAGCGGTGGTGTGGCGGCGGGTTTCCCACAATCGATCACCACGGCCTTGGGCAACACCCTGACCATCACCGGCTACAACCCCGCCACCGGTGTGGTCAGCTACAGCTACACCCTCACTGCGACCGAGACCCACGCCAGCGGCGATGGCGCCAATAGCCTCAGCGAACATTTCACCGTCACCGCGACGGACACCGACGGCAGCAGTGCCAGCAGTACGCTGGATGTGAACATCGTCGACGATGTGCCCAAGGCTGTGGATGACAGCAACGCCACTCCAGCCACCGAGCAACACCTCGAACTCACGGGCAACGTGCTGACCAACGACGTGCAAGGTGCCGACCGTGTGGCCAGCGGCCCAGTGGTGGCGGGGACCTTCGTCGGCACCTACGGCACCCTGGTGCTGGCCGCGGACGGCTCCTACACCTACACCCTCAACCCCAACGACACGGACTTCAAGAACCTGCACGGTGGCGGTAATGGGGTGGAGACCTTCACCTACACCCTGAAGGATGCCGACGGCGACACCAGCACGGCGACCTTGACCCTCAATGTCACCAACCTCAATGACCCGGTCACCCTGGGCGGCCTGGATGTGAACGGCGGTGAACTGACCGTCTACGAGAAGAACCTGGCCGACGGCAGCGCGCCGAACCCAGGCGCGCTGACCCAGAGTGGTAGCTTCACGGTGACGGCGCCGGACGGCCTACAAACCCTGAGCGTGGGCGGCATCAGCGTAGTTAGCGGTGGTGTGGCGGCGGGCTTCCCACAATCGATCACCACGGCCTTGGGCAACACCCTGACCATCACCGGCTACAACCCGGCCACCGGCGTGGTCAGCTACAGCTACACCCTTGCCACCACCGAAACCCACGCCAGCGGCGATGGCGCCAACAGCCTCAGCGAGCACTTCACCGTCACTGCGACGGACACCGACGGCAGCAGTGCCAGCAATACGCTGGATGTGAACATCGTCGACGATGTGCCCAAGGCCGTGGATGACAGCAACGCCACTCCAGCCACCGAGCAGCACCTCGAACTCACGGGCAACGTGCTGACCAATGACGTGCAAGGTGCCGACCGTGTGGCCAGCGGCCCGGTGGTGGCAGGGACCTTCGTCGGTACCTATGGCACCCTGGTGCTGGCTGCGGACGGCTCCTACACCTACACCCTCAACCCCAACGACACGGACTTCAAGAACCTGCACGGTGGCGGCAATGGGGTGGAGAACTTCACCTACACCTTGAAGGATGCCGATGGCGACACCAGCACGGCGACCCTGACCCTCAATGTCACCAACCTCAATGACCCGGTCACCCTGGGTGGCCTGGATGTGAACGGCGGCGAACTGACCGTCTACGAGAAGAACCTGGCCGACGGCAGCGCGCCGAACCCAGGCGCGCTGACCCAGAGCGGCAGTTTCACGGTGACAGCGCCGGACGGCCTGCAAACCCTGAGCGTGGGCGGCATCACTGTAGTCAGCGGTGGCGTGGCAGCGGGCTTCCCGCAGTCGATCACCACGGCCTTGGGCAACACCTTGACCATCACCGGCTACAACCCGACCACCGGCGTGGTCAGCTACAGCTACACCCTTGCCACCACCGAAACCCACGCCAGCGGCGATGGCGCCAACAGCCTCAGCGAGCACTTCACCGTCACTGCGACGGACACCGACGGCAGCAGTGCCAGCAATACGCTGGATGTGAACATCGTCGACGATGTGCCCAAGGCCGTGGATGACAGCAACGCCACTCCAGCCACCGAGCAGCACCTCGAACTCACGGGCAACGTGCTGACCAATGACGTGCAAGGTGCCGACCGTGTGGCCAGCGGCCCGGTGGTGGCAGGGACCTTCGTCGGTACCTATGGCACCCTGGTGCTGGCTGCGGACGGCTCCTACACCTACACCCTCAACCCCAACGACACGGACTTCAAGAACCTGCACGGTGGCGGCAATGGGGTGGAGAACTTCACCTACACCTTGAAGGATGCCGATGGCGACACCAGCACGGCGACCCTGACCCTCAATGTCACCAACCTCAATGACCCGGTCACCCTGGGTGGCCTGGATGTGAACGGCGGCGAACTGACCGTCTACGAGAAGAACCTGGCCGACGGCAGCGCGCCGAACCCAGGCGCGCTGACCCAGAGCGGCAGTTTCACGGTGACAGCGCCGGACGGCCTGCAAACCCTGAGCGTGGGCGGCATCACTGTAGTCAGCGGTGGCGTGGCAGCGGGCTTCCCGCAGTCGATCACCACGGCCTTGGGCAACACCTTGACCATCACCGGCTACAACCCGACCACCGGCGTGGTCAGCTACAGCTACACCCTTGCCACCACCGAAACCCACGCCAGCGGCGATGGCGCCAACAGCCTCAGCGAGCACTTCACCGTCACTGCGACGGACACCGACGGCAGCAGTGCCAGCAGTACGCTGGATGTGAACATCGTCGACGATGTGCCCAAGGCCGTGGATGACAGCAACGCCACTCCAGCCACCGAGCAACACCTCGAACTCACGGGCAACGTGCTGGGCAACGACGTACAGGGCGCCGACCGTGTGGCCAGCGGCCCGGTGGTGGCCGGCACCTTCGTCGGCACCTACGGCACCCTGGTGCTGGCTGCGGACGGCTCCTACACCTACACCCTCAACCCCAACGACACGGACTTCAAGAACCTGCACGGTGGCGGTAATGGGGTGGAGACCTTCACCTACACCTTGAAGGATGCCGACGGCGACACCAGCACGGCGACCTTGACCCTCAACGTCACCAACCTCAATGACCCGGTCACCCTGGGTGGCCTGGATGTGAACGGCGGTGAACTGACCGTCTACGAGAAGAACCTGGCCGACGGCAGCGCGCCGAACCCAGGCGCGCTGACCCAGAGCGGCAGTTTCACGGTGACGGCGCCAGACGGCCTGCAAACCCTGAGCGTGGGCGGCATCAGCGTAGTCAGCGGTGGTGTGGCAGTGGGCTTCCCACAATCAATCACCACGGCCTTGGGCAACACCCTGACCATCACCGGCTACAACCCGGCCACCGGCGTGGTCAGCTACAGCTACACCCTCACTACCACCGAAACCCATGCCAGCGGCGATGGCGCCAACAGCCTCAGCGAGCATTTCACCGTCACTGCGACAGACACCGACGGCAGCAGTGCCAGCAATACGCTGGATGTGAACATCATCGATGACCTGCCCAAGGCCGAAGCCGACGCGGCCAGTGTCGTCGAAGGCGGGACCGTCAGCGGCAACGTGCTCGACAACGATAGCTCAGGCGCCGATGTGCGTGCCGATGGCCAGTATGTGGTTGGCGTGCGCGCCGGGGCCGATACCTCGACGTCGGCGATCGGCCAGCTGGGCAGCAACGTGGTCGGCCAATATGGCTACCTGACCCTGGATGCCCAGGGCAACGCCACCTACCACGCCAACCCCAACGCCGTGGCACCACCCGGCGCCACGGATGTATTCGTCTACACCGTGCGCGATGCCGACGGCGACGAAAGCACGACCACCATCACCATCGATGTACGCGATTGTTCGTTGATTGCCGGGCCTGACAGCGAGGTCACCGTCTACGAGAAGGCCCTCGACCTGAACAAGGATGGCAACGACCTGGCGGGGGGCACCGTGGTCGGCAGCGAGCCGGGTTCGAGCGCCGAGACGGCCAGCGGCTCGTTGGCGGGCTCGGCCAGTGGCGGGGTCGGCGCGCTGACCTACAGCCTGGTCGGCAGCGCCACGGGCCAGTACGGCCAGATCCAGCTGAATGCCGACGGCACCTACACCTATACCCTGACGTCTCCGGCCAACTCGCCCAACCATGTCAATGACGGTCCGAATGTGCTGACCGAGACCTTCACCTACGAGGTCAAGGATTCGCTGGGCAACGCCACCACCAGTACCATCGTCATCAGCATCGTCGACGATGTGCCCAAGGCCCACAGCGACTTTGCCAATGTCTACGAAGGCGGCACGGTCAGCGGCAACGTGCTGGTCAACGACGTGGTCGGCGCCGATGTGCGGGCCGACGGGCAGTACGTGGTTGGCGTACGTGCCGGTACCGATACGTCCACCTCCGCCATCGGCCAGCTGGGCAGCCATGTCGTAGGGCAGTACGGCTACCTGACCCTGGATGCCCAGGGCAACGCCTCCTACCATGCCAACCCTGACAGTGTGGCACCGCCCGGCGCGACCGATGTGTTCGTCTATACCATCCGTGATGCCGACGGTGACGAAAGCACCACCACCATCACCATCGATGTCCACGATATTTCGCTGGTCGTCTGCCCGGACGATAGCGTCAAGGTCTTCGAGAAAGCCCTGGACCTGGTCAAGGATGGCAGCGACCTGGCGCCCGGCACGGTCACCGGCAGCGACCCGCACGCCACCAGCGAAACCACCAGCGGTTCGCTGGCCAGCTCGGTGAGTGGTGGTATCGGTGCCTTGACCTTCACCCTGGTCAGCAATGCGCTTGGCCAGTACGGCCAGATCCAGCTCAATGCCGACGGCTCCTACACCTACACCCTGACCTCGGCGCCGAACTCGCCGGTACATGCCAACGATGGCCCGAATGTGGTGACCGAGAGCTTCACCTACCAGGTGAAGGATTCGCTGGGCAACTCCACCACCAGCACCCTGGTCGTCAGCATTGTCGATGACATGCCCAAGGCCCACTGTGATGTGATTTCGGTCGCCGAAGGCAGCACAGTGAGCGGCAATGTACTGGACAACGACGTGATCGGCGCCGATGTGCGCAGCGATGGCCAGTATGTGGTTGGCGTGCGCGCCGGTAGCGATACCGCCACCTCGGCCAGCGGCCATGTGGGCGAGCAGATTGTCGGCCAGTACGGCTACCTGACCCTCGACAGCCAAGGCAATGCCATCTACCACGCCAATCCCGACAGCGTGGCGCCGGCGGGGGCTGCGGATGTGTTCGTCTACACCATTCGCGATGCCGACGGCGACGAGAGCACCACCACCCTGACCATCAATGTCCAGGACAGCAAGCTGGTGGCGGCTGTCGACAACGATGTCACTGTCTACGAGAAGGCCTTGGATCTGTTCAAGGATGGCAACGACCTGGCTGCGGGCACCGTCACCGGCAGTGAACCGGGCTCCAGCAGTGAGACCGCGTCCGGCAGCCTGGTCGGATCGGTCACCGGAGGTGTCGGCGCGCTGACCTACAGCCTGGTCGGCAATGCCGTGGGCCAGTACGGCCAGATCCAGCTCAATGCCGATGGCTCATACACCTATACCTTGACCTCGGCGCCGAAAACCCCGGGCGGTGCCGACGACGGTGCCAATACCGTCAACGAGTACTTTACCTACAAGGCCACCGACGCCCTGGGCAACAGTGTCACCAGCACCATTGCCATCAATATCGTCGACGATGTGCCCAATGTCGCCTCTGCGGTGCGCAGCATCACCCCGGGCCAGGTGGATTCCAACATCCTGCTGGTGATCGATGTGTCCGGCAGCATGGACTCCGCCTCGGGTGTGCCGGGCCTGACCCGCCTGGACCTGGCCAAGCAGGCGATCAACGCGCTGCTCGACAAGTATGACGAGATGGGCGACATCAAGGTCCAGGTGGTCACCTTCTCCACCGGCGCGACGGTGCAGACCCCGGTCTGGGTCACGATCAGCGAGGCCAAGAGCCTGATCGCCGGGCTCACGGCCAATGGCTCGACCTACTACGATTCGGCGGCGACCAAGGCCCAGGAAGCCTGGAGCACCTCCGGCAAGCTGGTAGGGGCGCAGAACATCAGCTACTTCTTCTCGGACGGCGAGCCGACTTCCGGCCATTCGATGACGGCGGTGCGCGAGACCGCCTGGGAAACCTTCCTCGACAACAATGGCATCAAGTCCTATGCCATCGGCATGGGTACCGGTGTCAATGCCGGCAACCTCAACCCCTTGGCCTACGACGGCAGCAGCCATACCGACACCAACTCGGTGGTGGTCACCGACCTCAACCAGCTCAATGCGGTGCTCACCGGCACCGTGCAGGGCGCGCCGATCACCGGCAGCCTGATGAGCGGTGGCGACTTTGGCGCCGACGGCGGTTTCATCAAGGCGCTGCTGGTCGATGGCACCACCTACACCTACGACCCGAAAGCCAATGGTGGGCAGGGTGGCTACACGGTCAGCGGTGGCGCGGACAAGGCCATGTTCGATACCGGCACCAACAGCTTGAACATCAAGACCAGCCTGGGCGGTACCTTGCTGGTGAACATGGACAACGGCGAGTTCACCTACACCCCGCCCAAGGACAACGGCAGCAGTCAGGTGGAGCACTTCACCTTCACCGCCAGCGATAACGACGGCGATACCCGCAGCGCCACCCTGACGGTGAACATCAATACCAACACCGCCCCAGTGGCCGGTGCCGATCACATCATCAGCAATATCAGCGGGGCCACGCTGACGGTGCCAGCCGAAGCCCTGCTGGCCAACGACAGCGATGCCGACCATGATCGCCTGAGCGCGGCACCGATCACCTTCAACACCAACTTCGCCGACAAGGGCGCAGGTTTCACCGCCGGCGCCCAGGCCCGCACCATCAGCTTCGACGGCACCCAGAATCGCAGCGAGAACCAGTTCCGCGACCTGGCGCGCAGCGAATTCACCAGCCTCAACGGCAGCATGACCGCAGCCTTGGTGGTGGCCGGCTACCTGGGTTCGATCAGTACCAGCAACGCCAACGACGAGGACACCCTGACCGTTACCCTGCGCAAGGGCGAGACCCTGACCCTCGATCACGACCGTCCGGCTGGCAACCTGATGATGGAGTGGAAGGACGCCAGCGGCAGCTACCAGACCATCGCCGACGGCGGCAGCTTCACCGCGAGCCATGACGGGGTGTACAGCATCCATGTGATCAACACCGAGAACGCCGCCGGCAACAGCAAGGCCGCCGAGAACTACAAGCTGAGCCTGGTGGTGGACTACAGCAATGCGACCAACGATCCCTACCATGGCAGCTACACCGTCAGTGACAACCACGGCGGCACGGCCACGGGCGCGGTGGACATCACCTACCAGGCCGGTAACACGCTGACCGGCACCAGTGGTGACGATGTGCTGGTGGCCGGCAACGGCGATACCACGCTCAATGGCGGCGCAGGCAACGATGTGCTGGTGGCGGGGGCGGGCAACAACAGCCTGCACGGTGGCGACGGCAACGACCTGCTGATCGGCGGGCCGGGCAACGACCTGCTCGATGGTGGCGCTGGCAACGACACCGCCAGCTACGCCCGGGCCACTGCCGGGGTGACCGTGGACCTGGGCCATGTCGGGCCACAGAACACCGTCGGCGCTGGGCAGGACACCCTGACGGGCATCGAGAACCTGATCGGTTCGGACTACAACGACACGTTGATCGGCAACGATGGCGACAACCTGCTCAATGGTGGGGCGGGCAACGATGTGCTCAGGGGCGGCGCGGGCAATGACATCCTGATTGGCGGGCGGGGCGACGACACTTTGACCGGGGGCAGTGGCAACGATGTGTTCGTCTGGCAGAAGGGCGATACCGGGCACGATACCGTGACCGATTTCACCCCAGGCAGCGACCGCCTCGACCTGTCGCAGCTGCTGCAAGGCGAGAATGCCACCAGCGCGTCACTGGACGACTACCTGCACTTCAAGGTCAGCGGCACGGGCGGCAACGTGGTGTCGACCATCGAGGTCAGCAGCGTCGCGGGGGCCGCGCCAACCCAGACCATCGACCTGGCCGGGGTCGACCTGGCCCAGCATTACGGGGTTGCGGCCGGTGCCGGCGGGGTGATCGCGGCGGGGCATGACACCGCGACCATCATCAACGGCATGCTCAATGACCATTCGTTGAAGGTGGATACGGTGTAA
- a CDS encoding TolC family outer membrane protein, whose product MRALTPITSAILLAMACANSQAMSITEAVQNAVDQHPEISASRNSRLSADEDVKFARGGYYPTVDLVAGYGRQRSDNTNTRTFDADGRRNHNKETLNYTQSELRLRQMLFDGFNTANEVGRTEAVANSRAYYTQATAETVALRAVEVYLEVLKRRELVTLARNNLQAHLRVNDQIGLRSERGVGSTADLDQSRARRALAENNLDTAEVDLADAEANFFSVVGRMPDELEAPSTIKAEVPADIAAARQGMLENNPYLKSAQADVQSAEQQYEVAKSPFYPRLDAVLATGANNNLGGQKGHDNNDWQAGVELSYNLFRGGSDKARLQSDAHKINQAMDIRNNALRELNENLSLAWNAMNNARKQTPSAREYAETTQRVRAAYQDQFGLGQRTLLDLLDSENELYNANRRYTEVRYTEEFSMYRLLANMGELLSKQRISLPPEAIAKSEVRNEARLPDMR is encoded by the coding sequence ATGCGCGCTTTAACCCCCATCACCAGTGCGATTTTGTTGGCCATGGCGTGTGCCAACAGTCAGGCGATGTCGATCACCGAGGCTGTCCAGAACGCCGTGGACCAGCATCCTGAAATCAGCGCCAGCCGTAACAGCCGCCTGTCGGCCGACGAGGATGTGAAGTTCGCCCGCGGGGGGTACTACCCAACCGTTGACCTGGTGGCCGGCTACGGCCGGCAGCGCTCGGACAACACCAATACCCGTACCTTCGATGCCGACGGCAGGCGCAACCACAACAAAGAGACGCTCAACTACACCCAGTCCGAGCTGCGCCTGCGGCAAATGCTGTTCGACGGTTTCAACACCGCCAACGAAGTCGGCCGTACCGAAGCGGTGGCCAACTCCCGCGCCTACTACACCCAGGCCACCGCCGAGACCGTGGCCCTGCGCGCCGTCGAGGTCTACCTCGAAGTGCTCAAGCGCCGCGAACTGGTGACCCTGGCCCGCAACAACCTGCAAGCACACCTGCGGGTCAACGACCAGATCGGCCTGCGTAGCGAGCGCGGCGTGGGTAGCACCGCCGACCTCGACCAGTCCCGCGCCCGTCGCGCCCTGGCCGAAAACAACCTGGACACCGCCGAGGTCGACCTGGCCGATGCCGAAGCCAACTTCTTCAGCGTAGTCGGACGCATGCCCGACGAGCTGGAAGCACCGAGCACCATCAAGGCCGAGGTGCCGGCCGATATCGCCGCCGCGCGCCAGGGCATGCTGGAAAACAACCCCTACCTCAAGTCGGCCCAGGCCGACGTGCAGTCCGCCGAACAGCAATACGAAGTGGCCAAGTCGCCCTTCTACCCACGCCTGGACGCAGTGCTGGCCACCGGTGCCAACAACAACCTCGGCGGCCAGAAAGGCCATGACAACAACGACTGGCAGGCCGGCGTCGAACTCAGCTACAACCTGTTCCGCGGCGGCAGCGACAAGGCCCGCCTGCAATCGGACGCGCACAAGATCAACCAGGCCATGGACATCCGCAACAATGCCCTGCGCGAACTCAACGAGAACCTGAGCCTGGCCTGGAACGCCATGAACAACGCGCGCAAGCAGACCCCGAGCGCACGCGAGTACGCCGAGACCACCCAACGCGTGCGCGCCGCCTACCAGGACCAGTTCGGCCTGGGCCAACGTACCCTGCTCGACCTGCTCGACAGCGAGAACGAACTGTACAACGCCAATCGGCGCTACACCGAAGTGCGCTACACCGAAGAGTTCTCCATGTACCGGCTGCTGGCGAACATGGGTGAGCTGCTGAGCAAGCAGCGTATCTCGCTGCCGCCCGAAGCCATCGCCAAGAGCGAAGTACGCAACGAGGCAAGGTTGCCCGATATGCGTTGA